From the genome of Eucalyptus grandis isolate ANBG69807.140 chromosome 2, ASM1654582v1, whole genome shotgun sequence, one region includes:
- the LOC104430881 gene encoding pentatricopeptide repeat-containing protein At3g12770, with the protein MLSPFFQSFRHARKIPSRVSSSSTFSSRSLSLGDAPSSRFSSLLREVSNGAVGVKSVHAQIVVNDICSEHRLATVLVCVYRDLGCLDYARKVFDQIPHPEASICVALLVGYMRCELYDEAIAFFEFMRSRDLEIDGRACNFALKACSMVSDYERGMGIINIAVDKGIQRNQFLVSSMVNFLMKFGKVKEARMIFDGLRERDVVCWNSMIGGYVQARQFNDAFTLFFEMCKYGVRPTPVTMTSIIQACEGVGNLDLGKSVHGFVLCLEMGDDVLVLTSLVNMYAKSGDVVNARRVFDGMTMRNLVSWNAMISGYVQSGFVHEAFELFSQLLKNHCRFDSGTMVSLIHGCALTANFETGKMLHGFIYRVGLELDVILCTALVDLYSKCDALSWALSVFSRTPNKNVITWTAMLVGLAQNGHAEEALRLFSDMQQEGVAANSITLVSLVHCCAHLGSLKKGKSIHAHLLRIGYAFSVVNVTALIDMYAKCGKVEYADRVIHYSLVSEKDVVLWNSLIGSYGMHGFGDRALAAFHQMKEEGVSPNESTFVSLLTACNHSGLVEEGVGLFHSMQKDHNIRQSEKLYACFVDLLSRAGCLEEAEALIEEMPFNSSSASLEALLNGCRTHKNINLGVKTADKLLCLGVANPGVYVVLSNIYAVARRWDKVDHVRRLMRQCGLKKTPGYSLIETGNRLHTFLAGDSSHPKQLEIDENLDNLKTEVEASGYVPDTSCILRDVDESVKVKLLWGHSERLAIAFGLLSTPAGSLIRIIKNLRVCNDCHNVTKYISKIVQREIVVRDANRFHHFKNGKCSCNDYW; encoded by the coding sequence atgTTATCGCCATTTTTCCAAAGCTTTCGTCACGCTCGGAAGATACCCTCCAgagtttcctcttcttccacgTTCTCATCCCGTTCCCTTTCCCTCGGAGATGCTCCCTCCAGTCGTTTCTCGTCTCTTCTGCGAGAGGTCTCGAACGGCGCTGTCGGAGTCAAGTCCGTCCATGCTCAGATTGTTGTCAACGACATTTGCAGCGAGCACCGTTTGGCTACTGTGCTTGTCTGTGTGTATCGCGATTTGGGTTGCCTTGATTATGCACGCAAGGTGTTCGATCAAATTCCCCACCCGGAAGCGTCGATATGCGTGGCTTTGCTCGTTGGGTATATGAGATGCGAGCTGTACGATGAGGCCATTGCTTTTTTCGAATTTATGAGGTCCCGTGATTTGGAGATTGATGGCCGAGCTTGCAATTTCGCGCTGAAGGCTTGCTCGATGGTGTCTGATTACGAAAGGGGCATGGGTATAATAAACATTGCCGTTGACAAGGGAATTCAGAGAAATCAGTTTCTCGTGAGTTCGATGGTAAATTTTCTGATGAAGTTTGGGAAGGTAAAAGAAGCAAGAATGATTTTTGATGGTCTCCGTGAGAGAGATGTTGTATGTTGGAATTCAATGATTGGCGGGTATGTGCAGGCAAGACAGTTTAATGATGCTTTCACTTTGTTCTTTGAGATGTGTAAATATGGCGTTAGGCCTACTCCTGTGACTATGACAAGCATAATCCAAGCCTGCGAGGGAGTTGGGAATTTGGATCTAGGCAAATCGGTTCATGGGTTTGTACTGTGCTTGGAGATGGGTGATGATGTTTTGGTTCTCACGTCTCTGGTTAATATGTATGCTAAGTCGGGTGATGTTGTGAATGCTCGTCGAGTATTCGATGGTATGACAATGAGAAATTTGGTGTCTTGGAATGCCATGATCTCTGGATATGTCCAAAGTGGTTTTGTGCATGAAGCTTTTGAACTTTTCTCTCAACTACTGAAGAATCATTGCAGGTTCGATTCGGGGACCATGGTCAGCCTCATACATGGTTGTGCTCTAACAGCGAATTTTGAAACTGGAAAGATGCTCCACGGTTTTATTTATAGAGTGGGTCTTGAGTTGGATGTTATTTTGTGCACTGCTCTTGTGGACCTGTACTCAAAATGCGATGCCCTGAGTTGGGCCTTGTCAGTCTTCAGCAGAACACCTAACAAGAACGTGATAACATGGACAGCAATGCTTGTTGGGTTGGCACAAAATGGGCATGCTGAGGAAGCCTTGAGATTATTTTCTGATATGCAACAGGAGGGAGTCGCTGCCAATTCCATTACTCTGGTTAGCTTAGTCCATTGCTGTGCCCACTTGGGATCTTTGAAGAAGGGGAAGAGCATCCATGCTCACCTACTACGTATTGGCTATGCTTTCAGTGTTGTGAACGTGACGGCACTTATTGATATGTATGCTAAATGCGGAAAGGTTGAATATGCAGATAGAGTAATTCATTATTCACTAGTTAGTGAAAAAGATGTTGTATTATGGAATTCCTTGATAGGTAGTTACGGTATGCATGGTTTTGGGGATCGAGCTCTTGCTGCCTTTCACCAAATGAAAGAGGAAGGAGTCTCACCTAACGAAAGCACTTTTGTTTCTCTTCTAACTGCTTGCAATCATTCAGGCTTGGTGGAAGAAGGAGTTGGACTGTTTCACAGCATGCAGAAAGACCACAACATTAGACAAAGTGAGAAGCTCTATGCTTGCTTTGTGGACCTTCTTAGTCGTGCGGGCTGTCTTGAAGAAGCAGAGGCTTTAATTGAAGAAATGCCTTTCAACTCAAGCAGTGCTTCTCTTGAAGCTCTGCTAAATGGTTGTCGGACTCACAAGAACATCAATTTAGGTGTAAAGACTGCAGACAAATTGCTTTGTCTTGGTGTCGCCAATCCAGGTGTTTACGTAGTGCTTTCAAATATATATGCTGTAGCAAGACGATGGGATAAGGTAGATCATGTTAGACGACTTATGAGGCAATGTGGGTTGAAAAAAACCCCTGGATACAGTTTGATAGAAACTGGTAACCGGTTGCACACATTTTTGGCTGGAGACAGTTCACATCCAAAGCAGTTGGAGATAGATGAGAACTTGGACAATTTGAAAACAGAAGTTGAGGCTTCTGGTTATGTTCCTGATACTAGTTGTATTCTTCGAGACGTAGATGAATCAGTAAAGGTTAAGTTGCTTTGGGGTCACAGTGAGAGATTAGCTATTGCATTTGGGCTCTTAAGTACACCAGCCGGAAGCTTGATTCGGATCATCAAGAACCTGCGTGTGTGCAATGATTGTCATAATGTAACAAAATACATTTCAAAAATAGTTCAGAGAGAGATTGTTGTCCGAGATGCTAATCGTTTTCATCACTTCAAGAATGGGAAATGTTCCTGTAATGACTACTGGTGA